In Clostridium omnivorum, the DNA window GTGAAAAGATAATAATATCAGGGCCATGTTCAGTAGAAAATTATGAGACCATGCACAATATAGCAGCTCAGCTTAAGAAGATGGGGGTAAACATGCTTAGAGGAGGTGCTTTTAAACCAAGAACATCTCCATATGACTTTCAAGGTCTGCAGCATGAGGGGTTGAAGATTTTAAAGAACGTTGGAGATGAGGTTAATCTGCCAATAGTAACTGAGATTATGGACCCAAGAGAGATAGAAAATTCACTAGACTATACAGATATGATTCAAGTAGGTTCTAGAAATATGTATAATTATAGTTTGCTTAAGGAGCTTGGTGCTATGAAGGTACCTGTGCTGCTTAAGAGAGGCATGAGTGCAACTCTTTCGGAATGGTTAATGGCGGCAGAATATATCCTATCAATGGGAAATGAAAATGTTGTTCTTTGTGAAAGAGGCATAAGGACCTTTGAGAGCTTTACGAGAAATACCTTAGATTTAAATAGTGTGGCAGTAATAAAGCAAAAGTATAGATTACCAGTGATTGTAGATCCAAGTCATGGTACAGGTATTAGAGAACTAGTGCCTTCTATGTCCATGGCATCAATAGCAGCTGGGGCAGATGGATTAATAATAGAAAGTCATATTAACCCGGATAATTCATTATCTGATGCAAGGCAGACTATTTCAATAGAAAGTTTGAATAAAATAGTAGAAGGGGTAAAAATACTTCAGAGTGCTTTATAAAAATATTGAAAGTAAAAAAATTTAGAGATTTACTAAAGATGTATAATATACTGTTTTTAAAAATTTATCCTATTTGTAATAAAATCTAGCAGTTGAGATAGACTATTTAGAAGAATTACAATTTTAAAATAGGATGGTGTGTTTTTATGAATAGTAAGGAAATCCAATTTTTTAAAGATAGGCTAATGAAAGAAAAGAGGAATGTTACTGCTCTATTAAATCAGATGGAAGAAAATGAGGCATTTAATTCAAAGGTAGAATTATCAACTGAACTATCAGAGCTTTCTATCTACGATAACCATCCTTCTGATATAGCCACTGAAACTTTTGATCAAGAAAGAGGAATGGCTTTAAAGGAGCATGAGCTTTCTATTATAAAAAAGATAGATGATGCACTAGCCAATATTGATAAAGGCGTATATGGAAAGTGTGCAAGGTGTGGTAATGAAATTTCAAAGGAAAGATTGGATTTTATACCATACACCGAGTTCTGTATTGATTGTCAAAAGGCTGTTATAATTAAACCAAGGGAAAAAGATAATAGACCTGTTGAAGAAGAGGTTATACAAAGACCTTTTGGATATGGTTTTAATGATTATGATGAAATTGATGACGAAGTTGGATTTGATGCTGAGGATAGCTATCAAGCCGTACAAAGCTTTGACTATAGAAGTAATGTAGACTATGAGTTTTTAGATGATGATCCGGATTATGTGGATCCTATGGAACAAATAAGCAACCAACAGTATAAAAATCAACTTCCAGACTAAAGGTATTATGAATATAAATATTAACTTCAATTTGAGGTGGGATGGGTATGGTTTTATTAATTATTTTTTTAGGATTAATAGCTGATAGAGTAACTAAGCTGTGGGCTTTAAAAGCTCTTAAGGATGGCAGTGATGTAGTTATTATAAAGAATATATTTAGCTTTTCATATCTAGAGAATAGAGGAGCAGCTTTTGGTATTCTACAGAATAAAGTTGTGTTTTTAGCAATTTTAACTATAGCTATGACTATAGCAATGATCTTTTACATATATAAATTCAAGCCACAATCAAGACTTTTAAAGGCAAGCTTGGCGTTAATTATAGCAGGTGCCATTGGAAATCTATATGATAGAATTTTTTATAAGTATGTTGTAGATTTTATTTTACTGCACTATAAAGATGTATATTACTTCCCAACTTTTAATGTAGCAGATATGCTTGTAGTTTTTGGAACTATAATTTTGGCACTTTGTATAATAAAGGAAGACTATAATGGAAAATAAAGATTTTATTGTTGATGAAAACAACGAAAATAAGAGACTTGATATTTTTTTGTCTGATATTTTTTCAGATAAATCTAGATCTTATTTGCAAAAGATAATTATACTTGGCAATGTTACAGTGAATAGCCTAGCTAAAAAACCAAATTTTAAATTAAGAGCAGGGGATAAAATTCATATTGATATTCCAGAGCCTGTAGCATTGGAAGTCCAGGCTGAGGATATTCCGTTAAAAATTGTATATGAGGACAGCGATGTAGTAGTTATTGATAAGACTCAAGGTATGGTAGTTCATCCAGCTCCAGGAGCTCAGAGTGGTACTCTTGTTAATGCTCTTTTGAGCCATTGTACTGATTTGTCAGGGATTAATGGTGTAAGCAGGCCAGGAATAGTACATAGGATTGATAAAGATACTTCAGGTATATTGATAGTGGCTAAAAATGACAATGCCCATAATAAGCTGGCACTACAATTAAAGGACCATACTATGAATAGAATATATGTAGCTTTAGTGGAAGGAAAAATAAGAGCGGATGAAGGCACTATTGATGCACCCTTAGCAAGACATCCCGTAGAAAGAATTAAGGTTGCTGTTGCAAAGGATGGCAGAAGGGCAGTAACACATTATAAAGTATTAGAGAGATTTGAAAATAATACACTAGTAGAGTGTAAGCTTGAAACAGGAAGAACACATCAAATTAGAGTGCATATGCTACATATAGGCCACCCTTTAGTAGGGGATCCGGTATATGGCTATAAGAAGCAAAGGTTTAACCTTCAAGGACAAATGCTGCATGCAAAGACATTAGGGTTTATTCATCCAACTACAGAAAAGTACATGGAATTTACTTCACCTCTACCTGAGTATTTTGAGAAAGTACTTAAAATTTTAAGAAATGAGTTGAAATAGTTTCTTTTATATGATAATATGATGAAGAAAAGAAAATCCTTTAAATGATACAGAGAGATCATAAGGCCGACATAAGTGATTAAAAAGTTTTACATACCATTAGTATATTATGGCCAAGATCTCAAAGATCTTGGCTTATTTTATTTGAAAGGAGGCGTAAAAATGGAGTTGAAATCTGTACTATTAGATGAAAAAGCTGTAGCTCGAAGTTTAGTTAGAGTATCTCATGAAATAATAGAAAAGAATAAAGGAATTGAAGATATTGTCCTTATAGGCGTAAAAAGAAGGGGATATCCACTTGCACAGAGAATAGCGGATGCTATTGAAAAGATTGAAGGAAAAAAGGTTGATGTAGGTTGTGTTGATATAACTCTATATAGAGATGATTTAACAACTATAGGTGAACAACCTGTGCTTAATAAGGATGACATTAAAATAGATATAGTAGGAAAAAAGGTTATACTTGTAGATGATGTACTTTATACAGGACGTACTGCAAGAGCAGCTATTGATGCAGTTATAGCTCATGGCAGACCTAAACTTATTCAACTGGCTGTTCTGGTTGATAGAGGGCACCGAGAACTGCCAATAAGAGCAGATTTTGTTGGTAAAAACATTCCAACCTCAAAGAACGAAATTATATCAGTTGAAGTTAAAGAAATTGACAATATAGATTCAGTTAAAATATATGAACTATAATCTTTTAATGTAGTCCGGAGAGACTATGAAGGAGGAATATTAATGAAAAAAGACTTTATAGGTATTGATGAAAAGTTACCAATTCTTAAGACTATTCCACTAAGCTTTCAGCATCTTACAGCAATGTTTGGTGCTACTATTCTAGTACCATTGCTATTAGGTATTGACCCTGCCATTGCTCTTCTTATGAATGGTATAGGAACACTTATTTATACATTTGTTACTAAGGGAAAAATTCCTGCGTATTTAGGTTCAAGCTTTGCATTTATTGCTCCAACATTATTAATCATTAAGACTGGTGGGGGCTTTTCTCATGCTCAAGCAGGATTTATATTCTTTGGTTTATTCTTTGTGCTTATGTCCTTTGTTATAAAAAAAGTAGGGACAAAGTGGATTGATGTTGTTATGCCTCCAGCAGTTATGGGTTCAGTTGTAGCAGTTATAGGACTTGAACTTGCACCAACAGCAGCACAATCCGCTGGATTAATTATAAAAGCTGGTGAACATGCTGACCCAAATGTGCTTTTAGTATCAATGTTTACTCTATTTGTAGGTATTATTGGTTCGGTTATATTCAGAGGCTTCTTTAAAGTTATTCCAATATTAACTGCGGTAGTATTGGGATATCTTCTAGCTGCAGTTAAGGGAATGGTTAATACTGATATAATTGCTGCAGCACCATGGTTCCAGCTGCCTCATTTTAGTGCACCTGTGTTTGATGTAAATGCAATGCTGATTATTGCACCTGCTTGTTTAGTTGTACTTGCTGAACATATAGGACATCTTATAGTTACTGAAAATATTACTGGACATAAGCTTATGGAAGACCCTGGTCTTCATATGTCACTTCTAGGTGATGGATTAAGCAACATTATTTCAGGATTTACAGGTTCAACTCCAAATACAACTTATGGTGAGAATATTGGTGTTATGGCACTTACAAGAGTATATTCAGTTTGGGTTATAAGAGGAGCAGCAATACTAGCAATACTATTCTCTTGTATAGGCAAGGTTTCTGCATGTATTAAAACTATTCCAGGTCCTGTTATGGGAGGAATAACAGTACTTCTATATGGAGTAATTGCTGTATCAGGTCTTAGAATGTTTGTTGAGCAGAAGGTTGATTTTAGCAAGAGCTACAATATGGTACTTGCTGCGGTAACTTTTGGTATAGGTGTAAGTGGTGCAAGTGTAATGATTGGAACTGTAGAACTAAAAGGTATGGCTCTTTCAGCTGTAGTTGGTATACTACTATCAATAGTGTTCTACTTGCTTCACAAGGTTGGCTTAATGAATGAGGATTATGATATAGTATAGTAATTTGAAATACAAAAATCTGCCTATTTTAAGAGAATAGGCAGATTTTATTTTGTACATAATTTCTTATAGTATAGATTCAAATGGTTTTATTTTTTATATTTTAAGTTAAAATATTAATATTAGAATATTAATGTTTGATTTACTTCAAAGATTATTGTATATTAGTTTTAGCAAAGTTAGGAAGGAGAAACACGATGGACTTTGAACTGATAGCAACAGCTACCTTTGGACTTGAGTCAGTGGTAGCTAAAGAACTAAAAGAATTAGGATATGAAGATTTAAAGGTTGAGAATGGAAGGGTAACTTTCACTGGTGATGAATATGATATAGTTACATCAAACATATGGCTTAGAACTGCAGATAGAGTACTACTAAAAGTAGCAGAATTCAAGGCTGAAAGCTTTGAAGAGCTATTTCAAGGTACCTTAAAAGTAGATTGGGGAGAAATTATACCTCAAAACGGGAAAATGCATGTAGTAGGAAAATCTGTTAAATCAAAATTACATAGCGTTCCTGACTGCCAATCTATTGTAAAAAAAGCAGTTGTTGAGGGAATGAGAAACAAGTACAAAGTGGATTGGTTTGAAGAAGACGGGCCAGTATATAAGATAGAAGTAGCTATTTTAAAGGATATTGTAACCTTATCAATAGATACTTCTGGTGCTGGATTACATAAAAGAGGCTACAGAGAAAATGCTGGAGAGGCGCCAATAAAAGAAACTTTAGCTGCTGCTTTAGTTATGCTTAGTAATTGGAAGCCAGACATGCAG includes these proteins:
- a CDS encoding TraR/DksA C4-type zinc finger protein, with product MNSKEIQFFKDRLMKEKRNVTALLNQMEENEAFNSKVELSTELSELSIYDNHPSDIATETFDQERGMALKEHELSIIKKIDDALANIDKGVYGKCARCGNEISKERLDFIPYTEFCIDCQKAVIIKPREKDNRPVEEEVIQRPFGYGFNDYDEIDDEVGFDAEDSYQAVQSFDYRSNVDYEFLDDDPDYVDPMEQISNQQYKNQLPD
- the lspA gene encoding signal peptidase II, whose protein sequence is MVLLIIFLGLIADRVTKLWALKALKDGSDVVIIKNIFSFSYLENRGAAFGILQNKVVFLAILTIAMTIAMIFYIYKFKPQSRLLKASLALIIAGAIGNLYDRIFYKYVVDFILLHYKDVYYFPTFNVADMLVVFGTIILALCIIKEDYNGK
- a CDS encoding THUMP domain-containing class I SAM-dependent RNA methyltransferase, with protein sequence MDFELIATATFGLESVVAKELKELGYEDLKVENGRVTFTGDEYDIVTSNIWLRTADRVLLKVAEFKAESFEELFQGTLKVDWGEIIPQNGKMHVVGKSVKSKLHSVPDCQSIVKKAVVEGMRNKYKVDWFEEDGPVYKIEVAILKDIVTLSIDTSGAGLHKRGYRENAGEAPIKETLAAALVMLSNWKPDMQLADPFCGSGTIPIEAALIAKNIAPGLNRSFVSEEWHIIPKNIWEDTRNHARNQINNLEFRILASDIDGRVLRTARDNAARAGLSDYIAFQRLPAEEFSSKKKNGVIICNPPYGERLGDSKLVDEIYRNLGRLFKELADWSFYVITSNEDFQKSFGLKADKNRKLYNGRLQCYYYQYINNLKK
- the pyrR gene encoding bifunctional pyr operon transcriptional regulator/uracil phosphoribosyltransferase PyrR; this translates as MELKSVLLDEKAVARSLVRVSHEIIEKNKGIEDIVLIGVKRRGYPLAQRIADAIEKIEGKKVDVGCVDITLYRDDLTTIGEQPVLNKDDIKIDIVGKKVILVDDVLYTGRTARAAIDAVIAHGRPKLIQLAVLVDRGHRELPIRADFVGKNIPTSKNEIISVEVKEIDNIDSVKIYEL
- the aroF gene encoding 3-deoxy-7-phosphoheptulonate synthase — its product is MKTLLVDKKSGDSIKVKIKDLIIGGSEKIIISGPCSVENYETMHNIAAQLKKMGVNMLRGGAFKPRTSPYDFQGLQHEGLKILKNVGDEVNLPIVTEIMDPREIENSLDYTDMIQVGSRNMYNYSLLKELGAMKVPVLLKRGMSATLSEWLMAAEYILSMGNENVVLCERGIRTFESFTRNTLDLNSVAVIKQKYRLPVIVDPSHGTGIRELVPSMSMASIAAGADGLIIESHINPDNSLSDARQTISIESLNKIVEGVKILQSAL
- a CDS encoding RluA family pseudouridine synthase gives rise to the protein MENKDFIVDENNENKRLDIFLSDIFSDKSRSYLQKIIILGNVTVNSLAKKPNFKLRAGDKIHIDIPEPVALEVQAEDIPLKIVYEDSDVVVIDKTQGMVVHPAPGAQSGTLVNALLSHCTDLSGINGVSRPGIVHRIDKDTSGILIVAKNDNAHNKLALQLKDHTMNRIYVALVEGKIRADEGTIDAPLARHPVERIKVAVAKDGRRAVTHYKVLERFENNTLVECKLETGRTHQIRVHMLHIGHPLVGDPVYGYKKQRFNLQGQMLHAKTLGFIHPTTEKYMEFTSPLPEYFEKVLKILRNELK
- the uraA gene encoding uracil permease translates to MKKDFIGIDEKLPILKTIPLSFQHLTAMFGATILVPLLLGIDPAIALLMNGIGTLIYTFVTKGKIPAYLGSSFAFIAPTLLIIKTGGGFSHAQAGFIFFGLFFVLMSFVIKKVGTKWIDVVMPPAVMGSVVAVIGLELAPTAAQSAGLIIKAGEHADPNVLLVSMFTLFVGIIGSVIFRGFFKVIPILTAVVLGYLLAAVKGMVNTDIIAAAPWFQLPHFSAPVFDVNAMLIIAPACLVVLAEHIGHLIVTENITGHKLMEDPGLHMSLLGDGLSNIISGFTGSTPNTTYGENIGVMALTRVYSVWVIRGAAILAILFSCIGKVSACIKTIPGPVMGGITVLLYGVIAVSGLRMFVEQKVDFSKSYNMVLAAVTFGIGVSGASVMIGTVELKGMALSAVVGILLSIVFYLLHKVGLMNEDYDIV